The following are from one region of the Arcobacter defluvii genome:
- a CDS encoding Na/Pi cotransporter family protein, whose protein sequence is MKKYLSYILLALLCYLLYENADSKFIVAGVGIFIIGMHFMEDGFKLFSGGMLEKLISKSTDTTYKAIGLGVISTAVLQSSSLIAIIVISFLSAKLITLSGAIGVVFGSNVGTTATAWIVSYFGMKINIEALALPMIIFGVIFRFYKNKTVQGIGNILLGLGFVFLGIGYMKDGFEDLKQGIDLSQFAIEGYKGIFIYILVGIVATIIIQSSSATLALTITALATGQIIYINAIAIAIGANIGTTITAVMGAMVSNSNSKRMALALLIFNTVTAVIVTSILFYFVDFIDYLSKNIGIDEKDYAMKLSLFHTVFNISGLFIFSFFIPKLVNFLKKLFVEDKEVYIQNTKFLDMQVVAVPFAALKATRKETVHLYENASEVLSHAIMLHRHRYLGKTDISSIVKESTDIIEVNIEEFYQTRIKSLYSDIIDYSTYFINDLEGSERAYLYELRSACRDIAEAVKNTEELQENISKYLLSNNDYIKDEYNSLREAIAKTINTINEIKSSKDELDVLAKSELLKEYLKSLDVIATGRIDVLIREKRIDKKMATTLLNDSSHAYNIINKLINVAKILWIEDLTIKQLGEDYEAGKNL, encoded by the coding sequence ATGAAAAAATACCTATCATATATTCTTCTAGCACTTCTTTGCTATTTACTGTATGAAAATGCAGATTCTAAATTTATAGTTGCAGGTGTTGGAATATTTATAATAGGTATGCATTTTATGGAAGATGGGTTTAAGCTTTTTAGTGGAGGAATGCTAGAAAAGCTTATTTCTAAAAGTACAGATACTACTTATAAAGCTATAGGTTTAGGTGTAATTTCAACAGCAGTTCTTCAAAGTTCTTCTTTAATTGCAATAATCGTAATCTCTTTTTTATCTGCAAAACTTATTACTTTATCAGGTGCTATAGGAGTTGTTTTTGGCTCAAATGTTGGAACAACTGCAACAGCATGGATTGTTTCATATTTTGGAATGAAAATAAATATTGAAGCACTTGCGCTTCCTATGATTATTTTTGGTGTAATTTTTAGATTTTATAAAAATAAAACAGTTCAAGGAATTGGAAATATTCTTTTAGGTTTAGGTTTTGTTTTTCTTGGTATTGGATATATGAAAGATGGATTTGAAGATTTAAAACAAGGAATAGATTTATCTCAATTTGCTATTGAAGGTTATAAAGGAATATTTATTTATATCTTAGTTGGAATAGTTGCAACAATAATTATTCAATCAAGTAGTGCTACTTTAGCTTTAACTATCACTGCACTCGCGACAGGACAAATAATATATATAAATGCAATTGCAATTGCAATTGGTGCAAATATTGGAACAACAATTACAGCAGTTATGGGTGCAATGGTTTCAAATTCAAATAGTAAAAGAATGGCTTTAGCTTTACTTATATTTAATACAGTAACTGCTGTTATTGTGACATCAATTTTATTTTATTTTGTAGATTTTATTGATTATTTATCAAAAAATATTGGAATTGATGAAAAAGATTATGCGATGAAATTATCTCTATTTCATACAGTATTTAATATTTCTGGATTATTTATATTTTCTTTTTTTATTCCAAAACTTGTAAATTTTTTGAAAAAACTTTTTGTAGAAGACAAAGAAGTTTATATTCAAAATACAAAATTTTTAGATATGCAAGTTGTTGCTGTACCATTTGCAGCATTAAAAGCTACACGAAAAGAGACTGTTCATTTATATGAAAATGCAAGTGAAGTTTTAAGTCATGCTATTATGCTTCATCGACATAGATATTTAGGAAAAACAGATATCTCTTCTATTGTAAAAGAATCAACAGATATTATTGAAGTTAATATCGAAGAGTTTTATCAAACAAGAATAAAATCTTTATATAGTGACATAATTGATTATTCAACATATTTTATAAACGATTTAGAAGGTTCGGAAAGAGCCTATTTATATGAATTAAGAAGTGCTTGTCGAGATATAGCAGAAGCTGTAAAAAATACAGAAGAACTACAAGAAAATATCTCCAAATATTTATTAAGTAATAATGATTATATAAAAGATGAATATAACTCATTAAGAGAAGCAATAGCAAAAACAATAAATACAATAAATGAGATAAAAAGTAGTAAAGATGAACTAGATGTTTTAGCAAAATCAGAGTTATTAAAAGAATATTTAAAAAGCTTAGATGTTATTGCAACTGGAAGAATAGATGTGTTGATTAGAGAAAAAAGAATTGATAAAAAAATGGCAACAACTTTACTAAATGATAGTTCTCATGCATATAATATTATAAATAAATTGATAAATGTGGCTAAAATATTATGGATAGAAGATCTTACTATTAAACAATTAGGAGAAGATTATGAAGCTGGAAAAAATTTATGA
- a CDS encoding 23S rRNA (pseudouridine(1915)-N(3))-methyltransferase RlmH has translation MSKINIYSILKPSKDDFDSIIQEFVKMSSKYAKVEVHYIFNKNIAKAQTIGEKEAQLSYSETYEPLLKGFNIALDVLGKKVDTYAFSNLIENKNEVNFFIGGAYGFQREFLQKCDKVISLSDLTMAHKVANVVLTEQIFRSLSIQNNHPYHK, from the coding sequence ATGAGTAAAATAAATATATATTCAATATTAAAACCATCAAAAGATGATTTTGATTCTATAATACAAGAATTTGTAAAAATGTCTTCAAAATACGCAAAAGTTGAAGTTCATTATATATTTAATAAAAACATAGCAAAAGCCCAAACAATAGGTGAAAAAGAGGCACAACTTTCATATTCTGAAACTTATGAACCTTTATTAAAAGGGTTTAATATAGCACTTGACGTTTTAGGTAAAAAAGTTGATACATATGCTTTTTCTAATCTTATTGAAAATAAAAATGAAGTTAATTTTTTTATTGGTGGAGCATATGGATTTCAAAGGGAATTTTTACAAAAATGTGATAAAGTAATTTCACTAAGTGATTTAACAATGGCTCATAAAGTTGCTAATGTTGTACTAACAGAGCAGATATTTAGAAGCTTAAGTATTCAAAATAATCATCCATATCATAAGTAA
- the metK gene encoding methionine adenosyltransferase produces the protein MKKQTQYLFTSEVVSPGHPDKCADIIADSIVDRLIIEDKDSRVASEVFVAGKHVVIGGEVKSKATLSDKDYEKIVKDALAKIGYDGKSAFSKEQCLHPDDVKVQVLLNQQSPDISQGVDQTTGEIGAGDQGIMFGFASSETADYMPAAITYARILCDKVYNYALHHNQKLGVDIKTQVTVDYGTKANFENCKPQKIHTIVVSAPSVEGMPIEEVRSLIQGLIDDAGLPTNMYDKNSTIIHINPTGRYVNHSSLHDSGLTGRKLIVDSFGGYAPIGGGAQSSKDYTKVDRSGLYAARWIAKHIVASGLAKKAIVQISYAIGVARPTSVAVDTMGTYTKFDDDTLSQFVMDTFPLTPRWITEKFALDKPSEKTFLYADVAARGQVGQSDYPWEKLDELDRFENIQK, from the coding sequence ATGAAAAAACAAACTCAATACTTATTTACAAGTGAAGTAGTAAGTCCTGGACACCCAGATAAATGTGCAGATATTATTGCAGACTCAATAGTTGATAGATTAATTATAGAAGATAAAGATAGTCGAGTAGCATCTGAAGTTTTTGTGGCAGGAAAACATGTTGTAATTGGTGGTGAAGTAAAATCAAAAGCAACATTATCAGATAAAGATTATGAAAAAATTGTAAAAGATGCCTTAGCAAAAATTGGATACGATGGAAAATCTGCATTTTCAAAAGAACAATGCTTACATCCAGATGATGTAAAAGTACAAGTTTTATTAAATCAACAAAGTCCAGATATCTCTCAAGGAGTTGATCAAACAACTGGAGAAATTGGAGCAGGTGACCAAGGAATTATGTTTGGCTTTGCTTCAAGTGAAACAGCTGATTATATGCCTGCAGCTATTACTTATGCAAGAATTTTATGTGATAAAGTTTATAATTATGCTTTACATCATAATCAAAAACTTGGAGTTGATATTAAAACACAAGTTACGGTTGATTATGGTACAAAAGCTAATTTTGAAAATTGTAAACCTCAAAAAATTCATACAATAGTTGTAAGTGCACCTTCTGTTGAAGGAATGCCAATTGAAGAAGTTAGAAGTTTAATTCAAGGTCTGATAGATGATGCTGGACTTCCAACAAATATGTATGATAAAAATTCAACAATTATTCATATTAATCCAACAGGAAGATATGTAAACCACTCTTCTTTACATGATAGTGGATTAACTGGAAGAAAATTAATTGTTGATTCATTTGGTGGATATGCACCAATTGGTGGTGGAGCTCAAAGTTCAAAAGATTATACAAAGGTTGATAGAAGTGGACTTTACGCTGCACGTTGGATAGCTAAACATATTGTTGCTTCTGGACTTGCAAAAAAAGCAATAGTTCAAATATCTTATGCTATTGGAGTTGCACGTCCTACTTCAGTTGCAGTTGATACAATGGGAACTTACACAAAATTTGATGATGATACATTATCTCAATTTGTAATGGATACTTTCCCATTGACACCAAGATGGATTACAGAAAAATTTGCATTAGATAAACCAAGTGAAAAAACTTTTCTTTATGCAGATGTTGCTGCAAGGGGACAAGTAGGTCAAAGTGATTATCCATGGGAAAAATTGGATGAATTAGATAGATTTGAGAATATTCAAAAATAA
- the glmS gene encoding glutamine--fructose-6-phosphate transaminase (isomerizing) — MCGIVGYIGKKDTTKILLDGLKELEYRGYDSAGIAVLKDNKIDVFKALGKLINLEEKVNISAAHDYHLGIGHTRWATHGKPTELNAHPHLGEYSYVVHNGIIENYKELKDELIQKGHKFVSQTDTEVIVHLFENYNNKLNDSTLAFKNTITRLEGAFSILLITKAEPSKIFFFKNGSPLIVARGNEEEVLFASSDAPLIGLASDVVYLEDGVGGIASASYIEFFSDNYSWSTLPTSKQFAQKDGYRFFMEKEIYEQSSVVSDCMLGRIKDNEILFDEINSSILEGINEIKICACGTSYHAGLTSSYLFERLSKIKCNIEVASEFRYKEPLLTKDTLFIVISQSGETADTLEALKMAKNAGLKTLVICNVDNSSMTRVADFTILTRAGIEKGVASTKAFSTQTVVLWMLSLYFGKIKNTISIETMQKELHTLREVPKALCISDRIHEKTKRLSKRYLHGHGFFFIGRDVFYPLALEGALKLKEISYLHAEGYPSGEMKHGPIALADPELFTIALMPQNLLYDKIKSNVEELSARDSTICAISPLDFDLADDFIKINKLEHYMLEFFEMLVVLQLFSMEISIRLGNDVDMPRNLAKSVTVE, encoded by the coding sequence ATGTGTGGAATTGTTGGATATATTGGTAAAAAAGATACAACTAAAATATTATTAGATGGTTTAAAAGAGTTAGAGTATAGAGGTTATGATAGTGCTGGAATTGCGGTACTTAAAGATAATAAAATTGATGTTTTTAAAGCTTTAGGAAAACTAATCAATCTTGAAGAAAAAGTAAATATTTCTGCAGCTCATGATTATCATCTAGGAATTGGACATACAAGATGGGCAACACATGGAAAACCAACAGAATTAAATGCACATCCACATTTAGGTGAATACTCTTATGTTGTTCATAATGGAATTATTGAAAACTATAAAGAGTTAAAAGATGAATTAATACAAAAAGGTCATAAATTTGTATCTCAAACTGATACAGAGGTTATAGTTCATCTTTTTGAAAATTATAATAATAAATTAAATGATTCAACTTTAGCTTTCAAAAATACAATCACAAGACTTGAAGGTGCCTTTTCAATTCTTTTAATTACAAAAGCAGAGCCTTCAAAAATATTTTTCTTCAAAAATGGAAGTCCGTTAATTGTAGCACGAGGAAATGAAGAAGAAGTTTTATTTGCATCATCTGATGCTCCTTTGATAGGTTTAGCTTCAGATGTTGTGTATTTAGAAGATGGAGTTGGTGGAATTGCTAGTGCTTCATATATAGAATTTTTTTCAGATAATTATAGCTGGTCAACGCTTCCAACTTCAAAACAATTTGCTCAAAAAGATGGATATAGATTTTTTATGGAAAAAGAGATTTATGAGCAAAGTAGTGTTGTAAGTGATTGTATGTTAGGAAGAATCAAAGATAATGAAATTTTATTTGATGAGATAAATTCTTCTATACTTGAGGGTATTAATGAAATAAAAATATGTGCTTGTGGAACTTCTTATCATGCAGGACTTACATCTTCTTATTTATTTGAAAGATTATCAAAAATAAAATGTAATATAGAAGTTGCAAGTGAATTTAGATATAAAGAACCACTTTTAACAAAAGATACATTATTTATTGTTATTTCTCAAAGTGGAGAAACTGCTGATACACTTGAAGCTTTAAAAATGGCAAAAAATGCAGGTTTAAAAACTTTGGTTATTTGTAATGTTGATAATTCATCAATGACAAGAGTTGCAGATTTTACAATTTTAACTCGTGCTGGAATAGAAAAAGGAGTTGCTTCAACTAAAGCATTTTCTACTCAAACAGTAGTTCTTTGGATGTTGTCTTTATATTTTGGAAAAATCAAAAATACAATATCTATTGAAACAATGCAAAAAGAGTTACATACATTAAGAGAAGTTCCAAAAGCACTTTGTATTAGTGATAGAATACATGAAAAAACAAAAAGATTATCAAAAAGATATTTACATGGACATGGTTTTTTCTTTATAGGAAGAGATGTATTTTATCCATTAGCACTTGAAGGTGCTTTAAAATTAAAAGAGATTTCTTATTTACATGCAGAAGGTTATCCTTCTGGTGAAATGAAACATGGACCAATAGCATTAGCTGACCCTGAATTATTTACAATAGCATTAATGCCTCAAAATTTATTATATGACAAAATTAAATCAAATGTTGAAGAGTTAAGTGCACGTGATAGTACAATTTGTGCAATTTCACCACTAGATTTTGATTTAGCTGATGATTTTATAAAAATTAATAAACTTGAACATTATATGTTAGAATTTTTTGAAATGTTAGTTGTACTTCAACTTTTTTCAATGGAAATTTCAATAAGACTAGGAAATGATGTTGATATGCCAAGAAACTTGGCTAAATCTGTAACAGTAGAATAA
- a CDS encoding thiamine phosphate synthase, with protein MISNLEKALGFELKAFNYLYVLCDYETLLKKNITLDKFIDLCKKKDVKLVQYRDKISSLEEQKTNLLYLKSKLNIPIIINDKIELIKYADGLHLGQEDFLAIHRDKKIAIKLVRAKIKDKLLGLSTHNEIEILEANELPLDMIGLGAYKNTTTKDVSTILGDKISYLAKISKHPVCAIGGVQINDKIPNIRFNVIGSGFYYE; from the coding sequence ATGATTTCAAATTTAGAAAAGGCTTTAGGTTTTGAACTTAAAGCCTTTAATTACTTATATGTTTTATGTGATTATGAAACATTACTTAAAAAAAATATCACTTTAGATAAATTTATTGATTTATGTAAAAAAAAAGATGTTAAGTTAGTTCAATATAGAGATAAAATCTCATCTTTAGAAGAACAAAAAACAAATCTTTTATATTTAAAATCAAAATTAAATATTCCAATAATTATAAATGATAAAATTGAATTAATAAAATATGCAGATGGTTTACATCTAGGACAAGAAGATTTTCTAGCAATTCATAGAGATAAAAAAATTGCAATAAAATTAGTTAGAGCAAAAATAAAAGATAAATTACTAGGACTTTCAACCCATAATGAAATAGAAATTTTAGAGGCAAATGAACTTCCTTTGGATATGATTGGTCTTGGAGCATATAAAAATACAACAACAAAAGATGTTAGTACAATTTTAGGAGATAAGATTTCTTATTTAGCAAAAATATCTAAACATCCAGTTTGTGCTATTGGTGGAGTTCAAATAAATGATAAAATCCCAAATATTAGATTTAATGTAATAGGAAGTGGCTTTTATTATGAGTAA
- the accD gene encoding acetyl-CoA carboxylase, carboxyltransferase subunit beta, producing MDLRNLFSKISFDSKSKEQPTKKDAPSHWVKCPECNALMFFKEVENQDNICPKCNFHMRIGAKRRIEILTDKDSFVEYDANLKPNDPLKFVDKTSYKKRVEEAFKNTGRTSSVVSGECTINSIPVQLVVFDFAFMGGSLGSVEGEKIVRAVDRAIEKKQGLIIISASGGARMQESTFALMQMAKTSAALKKLDHAKLPYISVLTDPTMGGVSASFAFLGDIIMAEPGALIGFAGQRVIKQTIGADLPAGFQRAEFLLEKGSIDMVVNRSKMKQTLADLLGMFQKEKIS from the coding sequence ATGGATTTAAGAAACTTATTTAGCAAAATATCTTTTGACAGTAAATCAAAAGAACAACCAACAAAAAAAGATGCACCAAGTCATTGGGTTAAATGTCCAGAATGTAATGCATTAATGTTTTTTAAAGAGGTAGAAAATCAAGATAATATTTGCCCAAAGTGTAATTTTCATATGAGAATTGGAGCAAAAAGAAGAATTGAAATTTTAACAGATAAAGATAGTTTTGTTGAATATGATGCAAATCTAAAGCCAAATGATCCTTTAAAATTTGTTGATAAAACATCTTATAAAAAAAGAGTAGAAGAGGCTTTTAAAAATACTGGAAGAACATCATCTGTTGTTAGTGGTGAGTGTACAATTAATTCTATTCCTGTACAACTTGTAGTTTTTGATTTTGCTTTTATGGGTGGAAGTTTAGGTTCAGTTGAAGGTGAAAAAATTGTACGTGCTGTTGATAGAGCAATAGAAAAGAAACAAGGTTTAATTATCATCTCTGCTTCAGGAGGTGCTAGAATGCAAGAGTCAACTTTTGCATTAATGCAAATGGCAAAAACTTCTGCTGCACTTAAAAAATTAGATCATGCAAAACTTCCATATATATCAGTTTTAACAGATCCAACAATGGGTGGAGTATCTGCTTCTTTTGCCTTTTTAGGAGATATTATTATGGCAGAACCAGGTGCTTTAATTGGATTTGCAGGACAAAGAGTTATTAAACAAACAATTGGAGCTGATTTACCTGCAGGTTTCCAAAGAGCTGAATTTTTACTTGAAAAAGGCTCTATTGATATGGTTGTAAATAGATCAAAAATGAAACAAACTTTAGCAGATTTATTAGGTATGTTTCAAAAAGAAAAAATTAGTTAA
- a CDS encoding tRNA dihydrouridine synthase has translation MVLAPLAGYTDLPFRSVVKKFGADLTISEMISSNALVYKSARTLKMIEKSPTEDPYFVQIAGNSVELVRDAVQILNDVEGIDGIDLNCGCPAPKVFNHGSGSNLLGDLKKLEEILSTVKKYSKKQYTSAKVRLGVNEKIPVDIGKAVEACGVDFVSVHGRTRAGKYKAPVDYDAIKQMKEAISIPVIANGDIKDYDKAKEVLAYTNANGVMIGRGAIGKPWVFYQLKHGIEDISNEKKKEIILEHYDAMLKFHGPHGAIMFRKLLHSYSKGYTGANEFRDIVNKISDVDVMRDLIENFF, from the coding sequence ATGGTATTGGCACCATTAGCAGGTTATACAGATTTACCTTTTAGGTCAGTTGTAAAAAAATTTGGTGCAGATTTAACAATATCAGAAATGATTTCATCAAATGCTTTAGTTTATAAAAGTGCAAGAACACTTAAAATGATAGAAAAATCTCCTACAGAAGATCCTTATTTTGTTCAAATTGCTGGTAATAGTGTTGAATTAGTTCGTGATGCAGTTCAAATATTGAATGATGTTGAAGGAATTGATGGAATTGATTTAAATTGTGGATGTCCTGCTCCAAAAGTTTTTAATCATGGTTCAGGTTCAAATCTTTTAGGTGATTTAAAAAAACTTGAAGAGATTTTATCTACAGTAAAAAAATATTCTAAAAAACAATATACAAGTGCAAAAGTAAGACTTGGTGTAAATGAAAAAATTCCAGTTGATATAGGAAAAGCAGTTGAAGCTTGTGGAGTTGATTTTGTATCAGTTCATGGAAGAACCAGAGCTGGAAAATATAAAGCACCAGTTGATTATGATGCAATTAAACAAATGAAAGAAGCTATTTCAATACCTGTTATTGCAAATGGTGATATTAAAGATTATGATAAAGCAAAAGAAGTTTTAGCATATACTAATGCAAATGGTGTAATGATAGGTCGAGGTGCAATTGGAAAACCATGGGTATTTTATCAATTAAAACATGGAATAGAAGATATTTCAAATGAAAAGAAAAAAGAGATAATTTTAGAACATTATGATGCAATGCTAAAATTTCATGGACCTCACGGTGCTATTATGTTTCGAAAATTATTACACTCATATTCAAAAGGTTATACAGGAGCCAATGAATTTAGAGATATTGTGAATAAAATCTCAGATGTAGATGTTATGAGAGATTTAATCGAAAACTTTTTTTAA
- a CDS encoding inositol monophosphatase family protein has protein sequence MKKELIKIIKKAGKILKKGYYSNKDVTFKAKKDLVTKYDVAVENYLKEKFTKKFKEFNIIAEESDNTNIEFNNSIIIDPIDGTTNFVNGVPHTAISVGVYKDKKPYLAIVYNPILDELYEAKIGKGAYLNGKQLKVSDETELQKALLATGFPYTSGSNEDDLNDVVKKIKDILPLCQDLRRLGSASIDLCLVARGTFEGYYEMNLKPWDVSAGVLILSEAGGKITNINGEEYNLFEDKYIVATNGKIHDELIKNLNLL, from the coding sequence ATGAAAAAAGAGTTGATAAAAATAATAAAAAAAGCAGGAAAGATTTTAAAAAAAGGTTATTATTCAAATAAAGATGTAACTTTTAAAGCAAAAAAAGATTTAGTAACAAAATATGATGTTGCGGTTGAAAATTATTTAAAAGAAAAATTTACAAAAAAATTTAAAGAGTTTAATATAATTGCAGAAGAATCAGACAATACAAATATAGAATTTAATAATTCAATTATAATTGATCCAATTGATGGGACAACAAACTTTGTAAATGGAGTTCCTCATACTGCAATTTCAGTTGGAGTATATAAAGATAAAAAACCATATTTAGCAATCGTTTATAATCCAATTTTAGATGAATTATATGAAGCTAAAATTGGTAAAGGTGCATATTTAAATGGTAAACAATTAAAAGTAAGTGATGAAACAGAGTTACAAAAAGCACTTCTTGCTACAGGATTTCCATATACAAGTGGTTCAAATGAAGATGATTTAAATGATGTTGTAAAAAAAATAAAAGATATTTTACCTCTTTGCCAAGACTTAAGAAGACTAGGAAGTGCTTCAATTGATTTATGTTTAGTAGCACGTGGAACTTTTGAAGGTTATTATGAAATGAATTTAAAACCTTGGGATGTAAGTGCAGGAGTTTTAATTTTAAGTGAAGCTGGTGGAAAGATTACAAATATAAATGGTGAGGAATATAATCTATTTGAAGATAAATATATAGTTGCAACAAATGGAAAAATTCATGATGAATTAATAAAAAATTTGAATTTACTATAG
- a CDS encoding ABC transporter permease, producing the protein MISYAFKALFANKLKTFLIILSLIFSIVSIFLISSISNGVISMYSSMLKSDGDIIVTQAKISDTFFSNVNINLVEKINNLKDIKDTSAMTVGASPVEKLPIVAVYGVTKNRFKNYTLIAGSNPSKNEVIIGKSIFEQLSNKNEIQIANKTFKISGVFKSEIGFENGGVVLNIDEAGEIFNKSASMILINTTLNANIENIIKEIKNLSDEIDVKSTQNFVDNYNQFKIIKTSSNVISFIAFSMGLLGIVSLMSITINQRKAEFGIKRALGIKTSKIVYSIMVESFLLGVFSFISALIISNVTLYFVKNAKSLQGYVNGEISVELAFYIFVTSILMAIIGSIIPALNAAKTDPVELIQGNKI; encoded by the coding sequence TTGATTTCATATGCATTTAAAGCATTATTTGCAAATAAACTAAAAACTTTTTTAATAATTTTAAGTTTAATTTTTTCAATAGTATCTATCTTTTTAATTAGTTCTATTTCAAATGGAGTAATTTCTATGTACTCTTCAATGCTAAAAAGCGATGGAGATATCATAGTTACTCAAGCAAAAATATCTGATACATTTTTTTCAAATGTGAATATCAATTTAGTTGAAAAAATAAATAATTTAAAAGATATAAAAGATACTTCTGCAATGACTGTGGGAGCTAGTCCTGTTGAAAAACTTCCAATTGTTGCAGTTTATGGAGTAACAAAAAATAGATTTAAAAATTACACTTTAATTGCAGGCTCAAATCCATCAAAAAATGAAGTAATTATTGGGAAATCAATATTTGAACAATTATCAAACAAAAATGAAATTCAAATAGCAAATAAAACTTTTAAAATTTCTGGAGTTTTTAAAAGTGAAATTGGTTTTGAAAATGGTGGAGTTGTTTTAAATATAGATGAAGCAGGAGAGATTTTTAATAAATCTGCTTCAATGATTTTGATAAATACAACTTTAAATGCAAATATTGAAAATATTATAAAAGAAATTAAAAATTTATCGGATGAAATTGATGTTAAATCAACACAAAATTTTGTAGATAACTATAATCAATTTAAAATCATAAAAACCTCATCAAATGTTATTTCATTTATCGCATTTTCTATGGGGCTTCTTGGAATTGTAAGTCTTATGAGTATTACAATAAATCAAAGAAAAGCTGAGTTTGGTATTAAAAGAGCTTTAGGAATAAAAACATCAAAAATTGTTTATTCAATAATGGTTGAAAGCTTTTTACTTGGCGTTTTTAGTTTTATTAGTGCTTTAATTATTTCAAATGTAACTCTATATTTTGTAAAAAATGCAAAAAGTTTACAAGGTTATGTAAATGGTGAAATATCTGTTGAACTAGCTTTTTATATC